TCCTGGAACTGTTAAAGCATTTTCCAATTTTTCAACAGAAACTTCTTCTAAACTCCCATTTTTATCAACAGGATTTACAACAATTTTCAAATCCAAGTTATATTTCTTAGCAAATTGAAAATCTCTTTCATCATGTGCAGGTACCGCCATAACAGCTCCTGTCCCATAATCCATCAACACATAATTTGCAACCCACAATTGCACTTTTTCTCCATTTACAGGATTAATCACATAAAGTCCAGAAAATACTCCTTCTTTTTCCTTATCTTCTGCTGTACGAGCTATTTTATCCTCATTTCTCATCGTTTCAACTTTTTCTCTAATACTAGGATTTTCCTTTAAAATAACTTCCTCAACTAACGGATGTTCAGGTGCAACAGTTGCATAAGTAACTCCATAAAGCGTATCTGGTCTTGTTGTAAACACAGAAATTACAACTTCTCCCTTGTCATTCAATTTCAAATGCGTATGTCCATTATTTTCAAATTTGTAATCTAAAATAAAGTCAACTTCAGATCCAGTTGATTTTCCAATCCAGTTTTTTTGCATAGTTAAAACTTGTTCAGGCCAATGTCCTCTAAGTTCTTCATGCCCTTGCAGCAATTCTTCAGCATAATCAGTTATTTTAAAATACCATTGCGACAATTCCTTTTGAATAACATCAGTTTTACTATGTCTCCAGCATTTCCCATCTTCAACTTGTTCATTCGCCAAAACCGTATTACAATCAGGACACCAGTTTACAAAAGATTTTTTCTTATAAACCAATCCTTTTTTATACATTTCAATAAAGAATTTTTGATTCCATTTGTAATACTCTGGAGTGTAAGTGCTAAGTTCTCTATCCCAATCATAAGAAAGACCCATAAGTTTCAACTGTCTTCTCATGTTGTCAATGTTCGCTTTAGTCCATTTTCCAGGATGAGCCCCATGATCAATCGCCGCATTTTCCGCAGGTAACCCAAAACTATCCCATCCAAATGGATGCAACACATTAAACCCTTTCATTTTCTTATATCTAGCAATCGCATCACCAATCGCATAATTTCTCAAATGCCCAACATGCAATTTCCCTGACGGATATGCAAACATCTCAAGCACATAATAATTCTCTTTCCCATCGGCTTTATTTTCAGACTTAAAAACATCTTTTTCAGCCCATTTATCTTGCCATTTTTTCTCAATTTCATTAGGATTATATTCCTTAATCATTATTTTTTCTCCTCCATTTTTTCAGTATTTATAAATTTTTTATTTAATATCCTTAAAAAATAATTTGTCTATTGACATTTCTGCAAAAATATTTTATAATTAATTACCAAATAAAAACATGTGTGAAAAATAAGAGTATTATTGCTCTTATTTTTTTATCCACTTTAAAAATCGATAACTAAATTCTATTGTTTTTACAATACATAATATAATCGTTGCTACCCTAATCCATTCCATATTCAGCACTCTCCTTTGATTAAATAGAAGGGAGGTTATTCCCCTTTAAACCTCCTAATCATTTTGATAATCCATTTTATTATCTTTATCAGATAATCTATAGTTGTAATGAATAAAATAATTATCTCCCAAATTTTTAACATGTGCATTTTCTCCCTCCGCCTCATAATTGTACTATATTTTGGAATTTTTGACAATTATTTTTGTTTCATAATATTTCTAGAGATCCTATAAATATTATTTCCTCTTCGCATAAAACAACAAAATCTAATAAAATCTATCTTTTTCCTAAACTCTATTTATCATTCAACCAATTTACTTCTTCAACTTCACAACCTTTTTCGATTTCCCTCCAGTTTTCTTCCCTAATTTCTCATAAGCCCATTCAACAAACGAACTTGCAGTCAAAAATAAATAATCATTCTCTGTCATTGATAATATAAGTTCATCAGTTGAAAATGGTCTATATCCCATACTGCTTAATTGATTAAGATAAAATTCTCCTCTTTCATTCATCATATCTTTAAAGAATTTTTTCAATCCTTTTACATTTTTCTCAATTTTTTTCAAATAATTTAATGATTTGGTAAATTCTCCCTTTTTAAAATAAAGAACTGAAATTGGAAGCAACATCTGTACTGAATTTTGTCCATTATATTTTTTGTAAAGTTTTAATGCATTTTCTTCATCTTCAAAAAAAGCATAAAGTGACATCAATCTAAATCGGACTCCCAGATTGTCATTTTCATTTAATTTTAGTATTTCTTCATATTCTTTAACGGCTTTTTTCATCATTCCATTTTCTGCCAAAATTTCTGCATAGCTTTGTTTTATCCTCATATATGGCCGAGTTTCAACTATTTCCCAGAACTCTCCAATATTTTCTTCATCCATGAAACCTTCCCGCTCCATTATTTCATTTCCATGCTTTAATATTTTTTCCAATCTATTTAACATATCAATTGAATCTTTTGCATCTGTACTAGCTATCAAATATTCGGCATCCAAATTATCCTTATCCATTTTTAATACTTCTTTTGCATATTTTAGCCTTTTACTATCATCCTCTGTTTCAAATGCCATTTCTAAATAGTCATAAATCTTTTCAGAATCACTTTCATCAAAAGAATTATCTTCTTCACCTTTCATTGTACTTTCATTATATTGTCTTTCAAATTCATCTATTAGTTTTCGAATTTCACTTTCGCTCATTTCTTCAGTAGAATGTTCTTCCATAAATTTTTTAAATTGTTTGTACATTTTTTCTATTTCCCTATGCATAATTCCCTATTTCCCTTTCAATAAATAATCTATTTCAACCTACTAATACCCAAAACTTGGATTTTCAATAACCCATCTTCCATTCTTTTTATTAGCTTCTAAAATTTCTTTTCTTCCTACATATTTCCCATTTTTTGTAATTCGTTCTAATTCTTGATCCATCATTTCTAATTGAATTTCGCCTATTGTTTTAAAATATTTTTTAATAGCTTTTTCATCATTTTGTGAAATCGATTTTTGATATTCTTCCATTGTTTTTCCTGTTTTTTTCTTAAAGGCTTTATCCATTTTTTCAGCCATTTCTCCAGATCTTTCAATCATCTTATCCATGCTCATTTCATCTGTATTTACAGGAAATCCCAATTTAACTTTTACATATGCTTTTTCTCCATTGATATAATCTATTTTTTCTATATCAATCTTGTAATATTTATACATTGTATCTATCATTTTAGAAAAATAATCCTCTCCAAAAAAAGAACCCATCATTTCTTTCATCTGATTCGACCCATCTTTTTGACTTCCAGCAAAAACTCCATTCATCATTTTATTCATCATTCCAAACATTTCCTCTTTTGAGTAAATTCTGCCAACTTCCTTTTCAATTTGAGAATTGTAATCTGAAAGGATACTCTGGTTAAGTTTTACAGCTGGTTCTACTTCCACTTGATATTTTTCTTGTGCAAAACTTGACAAACTTAATAATATTGACAAACTTAAAATTACTTTTTTCATACTTACCTCCAAAAACAAACTTATGATTTAATAAATTATATCATAAAAATTTTATTTTTTCATTTTTTTTACAAAAAAGAACACCAAAACCTAAGTTTCAATGTTCCTTCTCAAAAATTAGTTTAACAAATTTTAAAATTTTAGTAAATCGCTCTAAATCCAATACCTCCACGAACATTACTTCCTTTAGTATCATACCCAGCATTCACCGTAACACCAAATTGAGTATTATCAACTCCAATATTTAGATCAAATTTACCATTACCTCTTCTGTCTTCCTTTTCCCCTCTAATTCCAAACCAGTCAGCATTCGTATATCTAACTCTCGCTTCGTTATTGACATCTCCAATTTTTCCAAGTTCATTTTCATAAGCGGCTGTCAATCCAACTGTCAAATTAGTTCTTACTGCCAATGGCTGTACATATTTAAACTCTACTCCAGCTTCAGGCTTAACAGAGAAATAGTCGTTCCCTTTCACTTCTAATCTCATTTGTCCTGAATCTTCCTTGATGTTATTAAATCTTCCATATTCCATCTTCAATGCTCCATAAGGTCTTAAATGTGTTCTCTCGCTCATTCTTATGTCGTATCCCAAATCTGTTTTCAGTGCAGCACCGTAGGAATTATAATTTGACTTGGCTTCAAATACATCATCAACAACTAAAAATTTACGTTTCATGTTGTTAATTCCGGCAAACACATCTCCTCCGATTGTCCATTGCAATGCTCCATTGTAGTCCTTCTTAGGCGACATTGTTTTAAATACTCCGGCTTTAAGCATTGTCTGATCTTCACTTGAATGTCCGATGTCCTTGAATTTAAATCTGTTTGTCACAACTCCAGCATACCATCCGCTTGAATTTCCTAATTTAACTGTTTCATTTTCGTGAACATAAGCCACTCCGTAAGCATTGTTTGTATAATCAATGATTCCTGCTGTATCAGTTTTATATTCATCTTTCATTCCGAATACTTTGATTTTATTGTTTTGTTTAGATGGATTTTGCCAATTTTTTTGTAGATGATTAAATTCTTTGTCTAAAGTGTTTCCAGTTGCATTGATTCTTTGCTGAATATTTCCATATTGGTGTCCCATCATTTCATCCATCGCTTGATACAATAATACTTCTTCATTATTTCCAATTCCATTTAATTTTTGAAATAATTGATTTTCTCTGCTTCCAAGTGCTTCTACGCCATATCTTTGTTCTAATCCATCTGCAAAATTATATGAATCTGTTTTATTTACTGGCGATTTGTCTGTTCCTGACCATTTTGTGTATGGAATTTTTGCCATATAGGCATTTTCTATTGTTCCATCTGTCTGATTTTGTGCAACACTTGCCATCCAAGTTAGTGAACCTGAATAAATACTCCATTTTTCAATTTGCGGATTATTTAAAATCATTTGATTGTATGGTGCAAGTATTTTTTTGCTTACTTGAATGTATTTTCCAGTTGTATTTTGAGCGGCTTCATTTCCTATAATTAAATCGGCTTGTTTTAATGTGCTTAATTGAGTTAATCCTGTTACAGGCACTGTAAACCGTTTATTTGAAGTATCGATGTACATTCCAATTGTTGAAACTTCCATCGGCTTAAATTCTTTGGCTGTTGTTGAAGCTAGTTCTGGTATTACTGGAACTCCGTTTACAGTTATTGTGGCTGTTTGAGATCCCGCTGGTGCATGTATTTTTACACCTCCCATATCTTTAGCCAAATCTTGACCTTCAGCTGGAACTACTGAATTTTCTGATCCGCTTCCTGTTATATTCAATGTTCCATAGTTCTTAATTATTCCCACATTTTTACCTGCCAAATTTCCTTTGGCAAGCAATCCTACCGCATCTGTCGCATCAATCTGAATAATTCCATTATTTTCAATTGTTGAACCGTTTTTAACTACCATTCCTACAACTCTTCTCAATCCTGTTCCATTTGAACGGATAATTCCGTTATTTATTCCATAAGCTCCATTGTCAAGATACATTCCAGTGGTGTTACTTGCATTAAGGTTAATAGTCCCATTATTTGTTACAGTCGTTCCTCTTTCCGTTCCATACATTCCAATACTATGTTCACCATTAACATCAATAATTCCTTCATTTATCACATTTCCAGAATATGCTGGCTTTACGGCATCTCCAACATATCCCGCAGCCATTCCTATCGCATAATAATTATCAGCTGGATTAGTATTTCCAACACTCGAAGTTCCTACTGCAATTCTAGCAGTACCGCTATTAACGGCAGTTCCTCCATAAATACTGTAAATTCCAACATTTCCTATACCTGAACTGTAATTGATATCAGCCTTATTTACCACATTTCCTGCTGAATAAAGTCCATAATTTAGTGAACCAGTTGAAGTCAATGGAGTGTTGTTGATTACATTTCCAGATGTATCTCTTGAAAATACAAAAACGGTATTATCCCCAGCAGGTGAAACTGTCGCATCGCTTATTATCGTATTTCCAGACCCTTCATTGATAAATCCATACGAACCGTTGCCAATTGTCATTTTTGAACCTGCATCGGCTTTTATCAGATTTCCAGTTCCTTTTGTATATACACCGATTGCTTCATTTTCTCCTAATGTAATTATAGAATTATTTGTCAATGTAACATTTCCATTTGTACTAAGTATTCCTTTACCCTTGTCCTTCATAGTCAATGTTCCGCTATTTATGACATCTGCTCCATCAGAGTAAATTCCATAGGCTTTTCCGCTCTTATCGGTTATTGCAGCCGCATTTGCAAGAGTTCCTTTTGTTGCATAAATTCCAACTATTCCTTTATCGCTGCTAGTATTTACTATATCCACATCAGTTATGTTTGTAGCCGTGCTGTCATAAAAAATACCTGCTCCAGAAGCATTTGCTGAACCTGTATATTTTATTTCAAATTTATTTCCATTCGGATTTATAACAGAACCGCTTGAAACTGAAATTCCTACTCCTTTATCCTTAATTTCAACTCCAGTATTTGAAGTAAAATTCACCTCGCTCTTCATTCCACCTGCATAAACTCCAATTCCGCTTTTTCCTACTAAAATATCAGAACTTCCAGTTCCCCCTAAATTAACTGTATTTCCAGCTCCTTCTGACACAATACCAACACCGCTATCGCCAGTCATCACTATTTTGCCATTATTTGAAATAACTCCGTTTGATGTTAAAACTAATCCAGTTCCTGCAATATCATTTGTATTTCCATATAGTCCAATCGAACCATTACCTGCAACAGTTATTGTACCATTATTAATTATTTCCAAAACTTTGTCAGCCGCTAGTAATGTTCCGTTTGAAATTTTATCATCCGTTCCATAAGTTTTCAATTTTGAAGCAGAAGCAAATCCTGCCATACCAACACCGCTCGAAGTAATATTTACAGCCTTGTTATTTGTAAGAGAACTTCCATTTATTCCATAAGCTCCAATTCCATTATCAACATTTATCGTACCTTTATTATCCACATATCCAAAACTTGTAGATATTGCCGTAGTTTTGGAAGCTGTTCCTCCAGTTATATTAACAGTCCCATTATTTGTATACCCTGTAGTCGTATTTGTCGCAACACCGTCATGTGAAGCCATCGACAGTCCTTTTCCTGCTGCAGAACTTACAGTAACTCCATTTGCAATAGTAAATTTCTCATTTGAAAGTCCTATTTTCGTGTTAAATTCATCTGTATTGTCATCTAAATCCTGATTAATGTTAAGATTAAATTTACCATCTATGTAGTATATCTTGTAGTCGTGATTATTTGTATTCAGTGCCGCAAGCTGCATATCATTTTTTATATTTGTAGTTCCTGTTGTCCCGCCAGTCCAGTTAGTTGTATCTCCATGGTATGTACGAAGTACAGCTTTATCTCCAGTAAGATTTACAGTTACATTATTCATTCCAAGATATTTGGCAGTAGAAGAAGTATTTCCGCCATCATAATTAGTTGCATCTGTTCCTGGCATAAGTATTCCATCTGCCATATTTATTGTAGTAGCACCTTTGAATTCAATCTTTGAAGAGCTGTCTGCATAAAATGGTGTAGATCTTGAATGATCAGCAGTTACTGTTCCAGCTGTTACCACATCTGAAGTTGTTGCTTTATCTTCATGATAGATTGTTCCTCCACTGAAGTTAACTTTTCCGCCATCAACTGCCGCCAATGCTCCATTTTCTCCAGTTTGAATTTTATTAGCTGTACCATTGTTAACATTTACAACTGAACCGGTTCCAGAGGCAAATCCTGCCATACCGCTTATTTTAATACTTCCATCTTCTATATTAACAGTTCCCCCAGATGTTCCAGTTACCGTTTTTGTAGCTAGACCTGCAATATTCTCAAATTTATTCTGAGTAGCATTTTTATCTATTGCTTCAATATTTCCATGAATATTAACAGTTCCTTCATCTCGTGCAAATCCAATTATTGATTTGTAATTCACTGCTTCTGTAGTTGTAGGATTTGCCTGTGTTCCAGCATTTACAATACCCTTATTGTCACCCATATAGGCAATTCCTTCTTTTGAAGCTAATACCACATTAGGATAAACATTTACTTCAGAAGGCAATCCTTGTAATTTTGCTGCAGTTGTAGCAGTTGCATCTGTCAATGCCTTTCTAGCTGTTCCATTATTTATAGCTCCAGCATCAGCATCATTTTGAGCTATTCTTGCGTCCTCACTTCCATATCTATGTTTTAACTGATCCCAAGTTCCTTCCGAATACGCAACTATAGTTCCTGTTGAAGCATCTGCTTCAAGAGTATTAGCACCATTGATACCATCAGTAATATCTGAACTTACTCCAGTAATATGATAGTTAGAAGTATTTTTACCTACATCTATTACTGTTCCTTGCTTTGATAATACCATAATTCCATTTTTAGAATATTTTCCAAATCTAATATCAAGTTTTGCTACTTCTAAATTATGTATAGGGTCTTTTGAAAAATCATTACCCATTGGGAAACCATATCCTGGTCCAATATTATTCTTATCTACTTCCAATCTTTGTGTTGTATTATTCCATTTATACAAAAACCATCTATCCCAAGCAGGATCAGTTTTATGAGCATTTATTTCAGCTGCAGTTGGTGGGACTCCCTCCATTACATCTCCTCTTGCAACTATTCCAACTCTTTGACCACTTTCTGAGAAAATTCCTACAGCTCCATCAACTGTTTCATTAGTATAACCTGCATTGTTTAAATTTCCTTCAGCTGTCTGTTGATTTTGGTTATCTATTGTTAATTTTTCTCCAATTTTTGCAGAAAAATCTATTTCACCTTGGTATAGTCCTATATGAGCTGCCTTATTGTTATATCCATATACACTTTCTAGTTCATTGGCACCTTCCATATGTACTTTAGCAACATTTCCTTTGATTCTACTACCAAAATACATACCTATATTTTCATCACCATATAGTTTAACATTTGATAACTTTATCATATTTGTATTGTGAAGATATCCTGCTCCTGCCGGATTTACAAGTTTTGATAAAGTTGGAGCATAGGAAAAACTTGAATATACTATGTTTGAAGCTCCATCTGATTGTATTAAACCATCATTTTGCCAATGTTTCATATATGATAATCCTGTTGTTAAATAAACAGAATTATTTCTTCCATACATATTTACATTAGCTTTTCCAGAAAATCCTCCAGCTAGAACACGCCATTCTTTTCCTGCTTTGAAATATTTATATGTATATCTAGCAACTGGCATATTATAGAATCCCATATTATCACTATTATACATATTTACAGTTACATCATCAAAATCCAGTATTCCATGTCTCCATGTTTCATTTGTTACTGCTCCTGCTCTTCCATATAGATTAAATACTAAATGTTTAATATTTAAATCTCCCAATGCATGAACACCAACAACACCTTCATCTGGAATCCCATTTCCATGCCCGTCATTATATGCTCTTTGTCCATTATCAGATATTCCTAAATGTGCTCTAGTATTACTATCATTATAAGTATCAGTAGCATAATGTCCTCTTAAATAGAAAGTATTATTTTCAATTTTAGTTGCATTAGTTTGACTATTTATATAGTAAGTATTAGTATATCTATTATTTTCATTTATTATACGTGTTCCTTCAAGTTGTCTACCATTATATGAACCTGTCATTGCTGCAGGAGTAGGATTTCTATTATCTATATTTCCTATTAAAGAAGTAGGATCTATTCCTGAATAAATAGAAATATTATCTCTTAACTCTCTATGGTTCCACGTTCCATCAAAATAATAACCTGTAAATGGTTCAGCATTAGGTTTTGCAATGCTGACTGTTTTAGTAGGAGTATTTGGTGTAGGAACTTTTATTGCTGGTACCTCTATTCCATTAACTGTCATCACTTGTAACTGAGGTGCTCTTATTCCTAAATCCGGAATTTCTATCTGTACAGTTTTTGGTTTTATTGATGCATCAACATTTATTTCCAGGATTGGTTCCTGTGCTCTGGTATTGCTCATAAGGCCATAAGTCGAGTTAAATCCAGTTCTTTCGTTTGAAGAAGCCATTCTTCTATTTCTACTTAATGCCAAATTTCCATAATTTTTACTCAATGGCGAAACATTTCTCTCAAATAGATTTTTACTTCTTTCATAGACTCCTTCATAAGAATATTTTTCAGACTTATCTCCTCTCCCTTTAAAAGTTCCTCCCCAGTTACTGGAAAATCCATTGACTCCAAATTGCCAATTGCTCCAAGGAGATTTTACAACATGATCCCCTTGTTCCATAAGTTGAATTAATTCTAAATTTGTCTTTTTCAGAAGTTTGTCATTTTCTTTTCGAGTTTCTTGAACTTTTTGATGTATGTCTTTAATTGATGTAGAAATTACTTGCTTTTGCTTTTCAATTGTTGTATTTGTCTCATTAGAAAATAGGTTATTTGAAATGTTTACTGTTCCTGTTATTAAAAATGTTATAAGCGCTGAATCAGTATACCTAAATTCTTGACATCTTTTTGCAAATGAACATAGGTCTTTTTTTACTTTTCTTAAATTATTAGTCATTTTCCATTCTCTCCTTTTAATTAAATTTTAGTTTTTTATTAAATGACTTATATTACTCCTTTTTTATTAGTTTTTATTTGATTTTTTGTCATAAAAAAAGTGAAATAATTATATTTCATGCCACTAATTATTATAACATAAAAAAAAGATTTTTCAAAAAAATTTTTTAATTTTTAATTTTTTTACAAATTCTAAAAATATCATAATTCTCTCAAAGCAATGGATTCATTATAAAATAAATTCTCTCAAAGCAATGGATTCATTATAAAATAAAAAGAGAACAGCAAAACTTAAATTTCACTGCTCTTTCTTTTATTTTAAAAATTTTAGTAAATTGCCCTAAATCCAATACCTCCACGAACATTACTTCCCTTAGTATCATACCCGGCATTCACTGTAACACCAAATCTAGTATTATCAACTCCAATATTTAGATCAAATTTACCATTACCTCTTCTGTCTTCCTTTTCCCCTCTAATTCCAAACCAGTCAGCATTCGTATATCTAACTCTAGCTTCATTATTGACATCTCCAACTTTTCCAAGTTCATTTTCATAAGCGGCTGTCAATCCAACTGTCAAATTAGTTCTTACTGCCAACGGCTGTACATATTTAAACTCTACTCCAGCTTCAGGCTTAACAGAGAAATAGTCGTTCCCTTTCACTTCTAATCTCATTTGTCCTGAATCTTCCTTTATGCTGTTAAATCTTCCGTATTCCATTTTTAACATTCCATAAGGTCTTAAATGAGTTCTTTCGCTCATTCTTATATCATAACCTAGTTCATTTTTTAATGCAGCTCCATAAGAATGATAATTTGACTTAGCTTGGAATACATCATCTACAACCAAGAATTTACGTTTCATATTGTTAATTCCAGCAAATACATCTCCTGCAACTGTCCATTGCAATGCTCCATTATAGTCTTTCTTAGGGGACATTGTCTTAAATACTCCTGCTTTTAGCATTGTCTGATCTTCATCTGAATGTCCGATGTCGCTAAACTTGAATCTATTTGTTACAGCTCCTGCATACCATCCACTAGAGTTACCCATCTTGATTTTTTCATCTTCGTGAACATAAGCCACTCCCCAGGCATTGCTTGTATAGTCAATGATTCCAGCTGTGTCAGTCTTATACTGATCTCTCATTCCAAATACTTTAATTTTGTTATTTTGCTTAGAAGGATTTCTCCATTCATTTTTCAAGTATCTAAATTCCTTATCAAGCATATTTCCAGTTGCATTTATTCTCATTTGAGTGTTTGCATATTGGTGACCCATCATTTCGTCCATTGCTTGATAGAATAAAATTTCTTCGTTGTTTCCAATTCCATTTAATTTTTGGAATAATTGATTTTCTCTGCTTCCTAGTGCTTCTACACCATATCTTTGTTCCAATCCATCCAAGAAATTGTATGTATCTGTAGGATTTACAGGTGATGCTTCATTTCCTGCCCAGTATGTATATGGTATTTTAGCAAGGTAGGCATTTTCTATTGTTCCATCGTTTGAATTTTGTGCGACTGTTGCCATCCAAGTTAATGATCCTGAATAAATGTTCCATTTTTCAATTTGTGGATTAGCTCTAATTG
The DNA window shown above is from Leptotrichia wadei and carries:
- a CDS encoding tetratricopeptide repeat protein — its product is MYKQFKKFMEEHSTEEMSESEIRKLIDEFERQYNESTMKGEEDNSFDESDSEKIYDYLEMAFETEDDSKRLKYAKEVLKMDKDNLDAEYLIASTDAKDSIDMLNRLEKILKHGNEIMEREGFMDEENIGEFWEIVETRPYMRIKQSYAEILAENGMMKKAVKEYEEILKLNENDNLGVRFRLMSLYAFFEDEENALKLYKKYNGQNSVQMLLPISVLYFKKGEFTKSLNYLKKIEKNVKGLKKFFKDMMNERGEFYLNQLSSMGYRPFSTDELILSMTENDYLFLTASSFVEWAYEKLGKKTGGKSKKVVKLKK
- a CDS encoding autotransporter-associated N-terminal domain-containing protein, translating into MTNNLRKVKKDLCSFAKRCQEFRYTDSALITFLITGTVNISNNLFSNETNTTIEKQKQVISTSIKDIHQKVQETRKENDKLLKKTNLELIQLMEQGDHVVKSPWSNWQFGVNGFSSNWGGTFKGRGDKSEKYSYEGVYERSKNLFERNVSPLSKNYGNLALSRNRRMASSNERTGFNSTYGLMSNTRAQEPILEINVDASIKPKTVQIEIPDLGIRAPQLQVMTVNGIEVPAIKVPTPNTPTKTVSIAKPNAEPFTGYYFDGTWNHRELRDNISIYSGIDPTSLIGNIDNRNPTPAAMTGSYNGRQLEGTRIINENNRYTNTYYINSQTNATKIENNTFYLRGHYATDTYNDSNTRAHLGISDNGQRAYNDGHGNGIPDEGVVGVHALGDLNIKHLVFNLYGRAGAVTNETWRHGILDFDDVTVNMYNSDNMGFYNMPVARYTYKYFKAGKEWRVLAGGFSGKANVNMYGRNNSVYLTTGLSYMKHWQNDGLIQSDGASNIVYSSFSYAPTLSKLVNPAGAGYLHNTNMIKLSNVKLYGDENIGMYFGSRIKGNVAKVHMEGANELESVYGYNNKAAHIGLYQGEIDFSAKIGEKLTIDNQNQQTAEGNLNNAGYTNETVDGAVGIFSESGQRVGIVARGDVMEGVPPTAAEINAHKTDPAWDRWFLYKWNNTTQRLEVDKNNIGPGYGFPMGNDFSKDPIHNLEVAKLDIRFGKYSKNGIMVLSKQGTVIDVGKNTSNYHITGVSSDITDGINGANTLEADASTGTIVAYSEGTWDQLKHRYGSEDARIAQNDADAGAINNGTARKALTDATATTAAKLQGLPSEVNVYPNVVLASKEGIAYMGDNKGIVNAGTQANPTTTEAVNYKSIIGFARDEGTVNIHGNIEAIDKNATQNKFENIAGLATKTVTGTSGGTVNIEDGSIKISGMAGFASGTGSVVNVNNGTANKIQTGENGALAAVDGGKVNFSGGTIYHEDKATTSDVVTAGTVTADHSRSTPFYADSSSKIEFKGATTINMADGILMPGTDATNYDGGNTSSTAKYLGMNNVTVNLTGDKAVLRTYHGDTTNWTGGTTGTTNIKNDMQLAALNTNNHDYKIYYIDGKFNLNINQDLDDNTDEFNTKIGLSNEKFTIANGVTVSSAAGKGLSMASHDGVATNTTTGYTNNGTVNITGGTASKTTAISTSFGYVDNKGTINVDNGIGAYGINGSSLTNNKAVNITSSGVGMAGFASASKLKTYGTDDKISNGTLLAADKVLEIINNGTITVAGNGSIGLYGNTNDIAGTGLVLTSNGVISNNGKIVMTGDSGVGIVSEGAGNTVNLGGTGSSDILVGKSGIGVYAGGMKSEVNFTSNTGVEIKDKGVGISVSSGSVINPNGNKFEIKYTGSANASGAGIFYDSTATNITDVDIVNTSSDKGIVGIYATKGTLANAAAITDKSGKAYGIYSDGADVINSGTLTMKDKGKGILSTNGNVTLTNNSIITLGENEAIGVYTKGTGNLIKADAGSKMTIGNGSYGFINEGSGNTIISDATVSPAGDNTVFVFSRDTSGNVINNTPLTSTGSLNYGLYSAGNVVNKADINYSSGIGNVGIYSIYGGTAVNSGTARIAVGTSSVGNTNPADNYYAIGMAAGYVGDAVKPAYSGNVINEGIIDVNGEHSIGMYGTERGTTVTNNGTINLNASNTTGMYLDNGAYGINNGIIRSNGTGLRRVVGMVVKNGSTIENNGIIQIDATDAVGLLAKGNLAGKNVGIIKNYGTLNITGSGSENSVVPAEGQDLAKDMGGVKIHAPAGSQTATITVNGVPVIPELASTTAKEFKPMEVSTIGMYIDTSNKRFTVPVTGLTQLSTLKQADLIIGNEAAQNTTGKYIQVSKKILAPYNQMILNNPQIEKWSIYSGSLTWMASVAQNQTDGTIENAYMAKIPYTKWSGTDKSPVNKTDSYNFADGLEQRYGVEALGSRENQLFQKLNGIGNNEEVLLYQAMDEMMGHQYGNIQQRINATGNTLDKEFNHLQKNWQNPSKQNNKIKVFGMKDEYKTDTAGIIDYTNNAYGVAYVHENETVKLGNSSGWYAGVVTNRFKFKDIGHSSEDQTMLKAGVFKTMSPKKDYNGALQWTIGGDVFAGINNMKRKFLVVDDVFEAKSNYNSYGAALKTDLGYDIRMSERTHLRPYGALKMEYGRFNNIKEDSGQMRLEVKGNDYFSVKPEAGVEFKYVQPLAVRTNLTVGLTAAYENELGKIGDVNNEARVRYTNADWFGIRGEKEDRRGNGKFDLNIGVDNTQFGVTVNAGYDTKGSNVRGGIGFRAIY